The Pseudomonas kermanshahensis genome includes a window with the following:
- a CDS encoding Rha family transcriptional regulator, translated as MSSREIAELTGKRHPDVKRDIQAMASELKVDVSGFAHIYLDARNRRQTEYFLDREHTECLLTGYSAMLRMRVIRRWRELEKIVLDPAKKVNGAKVNGEIAIFECYTRLLKPSPSSQMAMLNRIAANNGLESSFLPSYAIDAAPDATGGSSMQTLPLTDLLKDRGIRSTARVFNRYLAEKGLIKRCQRNSTKRGVVEFWAITEKGLHFGKNLTSPNSPRETQPHWYVERFDELVELVGKGRT; from the coding sequence ATGAGTTCGCGAGAGATTGCCGAACTCACCGGAAAACGCCACCCAGACGTTAAGCGCGACATTCAGGCAATGGCTTCCGAGCTGAAAGTTGATGTGAGCGGTTTTGCTCACATTTACCTGGATGCTCGCAACCGCAGGCAAACCGAATACTTCCTCGACCGAGAGCACACTGAGTGCCTGCTGACTGGCTACAGCGCCATGCTGCGTATGCGCGTAATTCGCCGTTGGCGGGAACTGGAGAAGATCGTTCTTGATCCAGCCAAGAAGGTGAATGGTGCCAAGGTCAATGGCGAGATTGCGATCTTTGAATGCTACACGCGCCTGCTCAAGCCTTCGCCTTCCAGCCAAATGGCCATGCTGAACAGAATCGCCGCAAACAACGGCCTCGAATCCAGCTTCTTGCCTAGCTACGCCATTGATGCGGCTCCAGATGCTACTGGCGGCTCATCCATGCAAACCCTGCCTCTGACCGATCTGCTGAAAGATCGGGGCATTCGCAGCACTGCCAGGGTGTTCAATCGCTACTTAGCCGAAAAGGGGCTCATCAAGAGATGCCAGCGAAACAGCACCAAGCGCGGCGTGGTGGAATTCTGGGCGATCACTGAAAAGGGCCTTCATTTCGGCAAGAACCTGACCAGCCCTAACAGTCCACGCGAAACCCAGCCTCATTGGTATGTCGAGCGGTTCGATGAACTGGTGGAGCTTGTAGGGAAGGGGCGCACATGA
- a CDS encoding DnaT-like ssDNA-binding domain-containing protein — MMARIRTIKPEFWSSEQVMSCRPLARLLFIGLWNFCDDGGNHPLAARTIKALVFPGDDITTEEVSALLGELEGAELTRSYWVAGKNYLHICGWKHQKIEKKNFKYPAPPAEIEDGSESGRRQFAEESSTGRRAVDPGREGNGKEEHNTQRAGEESGVDPKSPTEMDLEWKPDDKLLKAYAKRMGIPVGLFTEEATAAFVCHYSASGRIETQAAWVSLLVKWVKRDVATASNVRPFPVKRQANGPDFSDTSWADDLGDL, encoded by the coding sequence ATGATGGCCCGCATTCGCACTATTAAGCCCGAATTCTGGTCGAGCGAGCAGGTCATGTCCTGTCGTCCGCTGGCCCGGCTTCTGTTCATCGGCCTGTGGAACTTCTGCGATGACGGGGGAAACCACCCGCTGGCCGCTCGCACGATAAAGGCCCTGGTCTTTCCTGGTGACGACATCACCACGGAAGAGGTATCCGCGCTCCTTGGCGAACTGGAAGGCGCCGAGCTGACCCGAAGCTACTGGGTAGCAGGAAAAAACTACCTGCACATCTGTGGCTGGAAGCACCAGAAGATCGAGAAGAAGAACTTCAAATACCCGGCTCCGCCGGCAGAAATCGAAGATGGGTCGGAGAGTGGTCGCCGACAATTCGCCGAGGAGTCGTCGACTGGTCGTCGAGCGGTTGACCCCGGAAGGGAAGGGAATGGAAAGGAAGAACACAACACACAACGCGCGGGCGAGGAATCCGGCGTTGACCCAAAGTCCCCGACCGAGATGGACCTTGAGTGGAAGCCAGACGACAAGCTGCTGAAGGCCTACGCCAAGCGCATGGGCATCCCTGTAGGCCTGTTCACCGAGGAAGCAACCGCCGCCTTCGTCTGCCACTACTCGGCCTCGGGCCGCATCGAGACGCAAGCCGCGTGGGTGAGCCTGCTGGTGAAGTGGGTGAAGCGCGACGTGGCTACCGCAAGCAACGTTCGACCGTTCCCAGTGAAGCGCCAGGCCAATGGGCCGGACTTCAGCGACACGTCTTGGGCTGACGACTTGGGTGACCTATGA
- a CDS encoding replication protein P, with amino-acid sequence MTTPAKLRSVTQIMATSRNLPAEVHTPAKQLDPGTTEVVNALFKELQAIFPAWKQAWPDDEALKAAKRSWIKSFVAAGINTLEQIRFGIQKCRVLGTDFAPSSGKFIKLCQPTPEEMGIPPLARALAEALENFHPSRAGARHWTHAAVRHAALQCEAQNLGSMEVERAEKVFARAYDITIRMLVAGEPLGDIAAGIGHDSQKSLSELADEYASQRQARLLDLQQIPSSAAACRAHLLAKLNIKRAGQPAGEGV; translated from the coding sequence ATGACCACACCCGCAAAACTGCGCAGCGTGACGCAGATCATGGCCACCAGCCGCAACCTTCCCGCCGAGGTGCACACCCCGGCCAAGCAGCTGGACCCAGGCACCACCGAAGTGGTCAACGCCCTGTTCAAGGAGCTGCAGGCCATCTTCCCGGCTTGGAAGCAGGCCTGGCCGGATGATGAAGCGCTGAAGGCTGCCAAGCGCAGCTGGATCAAGTCCTTCGTCGCCGCGGGCATCAACACTCTGGAGCAGATCCGCTTCGGCATCCAAAAGTGCCGGGTGCTGGGTACCGACTTCGCCCCGAGCAGCGGCAAGTTCATCAAGCTGTGCCAGCCGACGCCGGAAGAAATGGGCATTCCGCCGCTTGCGCGGGCCCTGGCCGAGGCTCTGGAGAATTTCCACCCCAGCAGGGCAGGTGCACGCCACTGGACGCACGCAGCCGTGCGCCACGCGGCCCTGCAGTGTGAAGCCCAGAACCTTGGGTCAATGGAGGTGGAGCGGGCCGAGAAGGTGTTCGCCCGGGCCTACGACATCACGATCCGCATGTTGGTCGCCGGCGAGCCGTTGGGCGACATCGCCGCCGGCATCGGCCACGACAGCCAGAAGAGCCTGAGCGAGCTGGCCGACGAGTACGCCAGCCAGCGCCAGGCCCGCCTACTGGACCTCCAGCAGATCCCGTCGAGCGCCGCCGCGTGCCGTGCACACCTGCTGGCCAAGTTGAACATCAAGCGCGCCGGGCAGCCGGCCGGGGAGGGGGTGTGA
- a CDS encoding recombination protein NinB: MSEAIAKPRHFWSPGPSRVRDVCRLAYLFATELSVAGAIEIIVRPVKSRRTLEQNAKLWAMLADIARQVEWPVNGVMQKLDSEDWKALMTAAARQEVRMASGINGGVVMLGVSTRRMSVAELGDVIECMYVFGAERGVRWSEPKGQMPEQWEAAA, from the coding sequence ATGAGTGAAGCAATCGCAAAACCTCGCCACTTCTGGTCGCCGGGTCCGAGCCGTGTCCGTGACGTGTGCCGGCTGGCCTATCTCTTCGCCACTGAGCTTTCCGTGGCTGGTGCCATCGAGATCATCGTCCGGCCGGTGAAGTCCCGTCGCACCTTGGAGCAGAACGCGAAGCTCTGGGCCATGTTGGCCGACATCGCGCGCCAGGTTGAATGGCCGGTGAATGGCGTTATGCAAAAGCTCGACAGCGAGGACTGGAAGGCGCTCATGACCGCTGCGGCCCGCCAGGAGGTGCGCATGGCCTCAGGCATCAACGGGGGCGTCGTCATGCTGGGCGTCAGTACCCGGCGCATGTCCGTGGCTGAACTGGGCGACGTCATCGAATGCATGTACGTGTTCGGCGCCGAGCGCGGTGTGCGTTGGAGCGAACCGAAAGGGCAGATGCCTGAGCAGTGGGAGGCGGCGGCATGA
- a CDS encoding response regulator transcription factor: MKSQEANLKRNKDQGVFAAPGWRGLYGHGLTRRGVQCVVLAATGKSGKQIARELGISPGTVMSRMADARLHLNASNRTELVAKAVAAGIIYASEAEPCA; encoded by the coding sequence ATGAAGAGCCAGGAAGCAAATCTCAAGCGAAACAAGGACCAAGGCGTTTTCGCAGCGCCCGGCTGGCGAGGGCTGTATGGCCATGGCCTGACACGGCGCGGGGTGCAGTGTGTGGTTCTTGCTGCAACAGGGAAGAGCGGCAAGCAGATCGCTCGCGAGCTCGGCATTTCACCAGGAACGGTCATGAGCAGGATGGCAGATGCCCGCCTGCATCTGAACGCCTCAAACCGAACAGAGCTCGTCGCTAAGGCAGTCGCGGCCGGAATCATCTACGCATCGGAGGCCGAGCCATGCGCGTAG
- a CDS encoding recombination protein NinG translates to MRVAEIKPKKCKAPGCGRHFKPSMTTQKVCSITCALAMSKDSKVQKVAARAITKQARQDLQERREKLKTKGDHLREAQQAFNAYIRERDRLAGYRCISSGRPLDWNGNAVDAGHYRSTGAAPHLRFDENNCHAQSKHDNRYLSGNVADYRIGLIERIGLEAVEALERDQSARRYTIEDLQAIKALYRQKLKDLRRAAA, encoded by the coding sequence ATGCGCGTAGCCGAGATCAAGCCGAAGAAGTGCAAGGCGCCCGGGTGCGGCCGGCATTTCAAGCCGTCCATGACCACGCAGAAGGTGTGCAGCATCACCTGTGCGCTAGCCATGTCGAAGGATTCGAAGGTGCAGAAGGTCGCGGCCAGGGCCATCACCAAGCAGGCGCGCCAGGACCTGCAGGAGCGCCGGGAGAAGCTGAAGACGAAGGGTGACCACCTACGGGAGGCTCAACAGGCGTTCAACGCGTATATCCGCGAGCGGGACCGTTTGGCGGGGTATCGCTGCATCTCCAGCGGGCGGCCGCTCGACTGGAACGGCAACGCGGTCGACGCTGGCCACTATCGCAGCACCGGTGCCGCCCCGCACCTGCGCTTCGACGAGAACAACTGCCACGCCCAGTCGAAGCACGACAACCGATACCTATCCGGGAACGTAGCGGACTACCGGATCGGCCTCATCGAGCGCATCGGCCTGGAAGCTGTAGAGGCCCTGGAAAGGGACCAATCAGCCCGCCGCTACACCATCGAAGACCTGCAGGCCATCAAGGCCCTGTACAGGCAGAAGCTCAAAGACCTGAGGAGGGCAGCGGCATGA
- a CDS encoding putative metallopeptidase — protein MPPTDLLESPFLILRPAPELWEWIQREVLAETGSIHNPDHSHLIDANVGVMWASSAFNKKGRSVLGQAEQLMIRAGGWQKARQEQQMRDWFGEEPEFLITLAGDYCAQCTEAEFCALVEHELYHIGHKLDKYGAPAFGDDGMPKLEMRGHDVEEFVGVVRRYGPSHDVQQLIDAASRPPEVAKINIARACGTCLLKSA, from the coding sequence ATGCCGCCGACCGACCTGCTCGAATCGCCATTCCTGATCCTCAGGCCTGCTCCAGAACTGTGGGAGTGGATACAGCGCGAGGTCCTGGCCGAAACCGGCAGCATTCACAACCCCGATCACTCCCACCTCATCGACGCCAATGTCGGTGTGATGTGGGCCTCATCTGCCTTCAACAAGAAGGGGCGCTCAGTGCTGGGCCAGGCCGAACAGCTGATGATCCGGGCTGGAGGTTGGCAGAAGGCGCGTCAAGAGCAGCAGATGCGGGACTGGTTCGGAGAGGAGCCAGAGTTCCTCATCACCCTGGCCGGCGACTACTGCGCCCAGTGTACCGAGGCAGAGTTCTGCGCCCTGGTAGAGCACGAGCTGTATCACATCGGTCACAAGCTCGATAAGTACGGAGCCCCGGCATTCGGTGATGACGGCATGCCCAAGCTTGAGATGCGTGGGCACGACGTCGAGGAGTTCGTCGGAGTGGTTCGCCGGTATGGCCCAAGCCACGACGTACAGCAGCTGATCGACGCTGCAAGCCGGCCGCCTGAGGTGGCCAAGATCAACATTGCGAGGGCCTGCGGAACCTGTCTGCTCAAGTCTGCCTGA
- a CDS encoding DUF2280 domain-containing protein, which produces MAALSNEVKAFIVQALACFDTPSQVAAAVREEFGIEVTRQKCEAHDPTKRAGRDLAKRWRTLFEDTRARFREETAEIPIANRAYRLRTLGRLAEKVEGMRNYGLALQILEQAAKEVGDVYVNRQTKNENPHDNVPPTRVQVDVVDARKPDAVS; this is translated from the coding sequence ATGGCGGCCCTGAGCAACGAGGTGAAAGCCTTCATCGTTCAGGCCCTGGCCTGTTTCGATACCCCCTCGCAAGTCGCGGCAGCCGTCCGAGAAGAATTCGGCATCGAGGTGACCCGGCAGAAGTGCGAGGCGCATGACCCGACCAAGCGTGCTGGGCGTGACCTAGCCAAGCGCTGGCGGACCCTATTCGAAGACACTCGTGCGCGATTCCGCGAAGAGACAGCCGAGATCCCCATAGCGAATCGGGCCTACCGGCTCCGCACGTTGGGCAGGCTGGCCGAAAAGGTCGAAGGGATGCGCAACTACGGGCTGGCCCTTCAAATCCTTGAGCAGGCGGCCAAGGAAGTCGGCGACGTGTATGTGAATCGCCAGACCAAGAACGAAAACCCTCACGACAACGTGCCGCCCACCAGGGTGCAGGTCGACGTGGTGGACGCGAGGAAGCCTGATGCCGTCTCTTAA